A region of the Geomonas subterranea genome:
ACCTGCCCCCGCTCCTTGGCGATGCACAGACCGAGGTAGGAGTGCAGCAACGGGTTGTCTTCCAGCTTCAGCGCGCGCTCCAGTTGGGCCAGGGCAGCCTGATACTCGCCGGCGGAAAAGGCGGTGAGGGCGCGGTGGAACAGCTTCTCTGCATCTTCCTGCGGCACAGGCTCCATGGATACAACCCTCCGGTGTCTAAAGCAGTAACAGCAGATCCTGGTGTCTATCTATCTTCGTGGCGCAGTCGAGCTCGCCGCGGTAGGCAACGAAAGGGACTCCGGCCCCTTGGGCGGCGCGGCGGTCGACGTCCGAGTCCCCGACGAAAAGGGCCTCTTCCGGCGCGAGGCCGTACTGCTCCAGCACCTTGAAGAGCGGCTCCGGATGCGGCTTGGGGTTTTTGACCCGGCCGGCGGTCATGACGCAGCTGAAGTAACCGTCCAGCCCGAAGGAGGAGAGCAGGATATCCATGGAGCTCGCCCGGTTGGTGCAGACGGCCAGTTCCACCCTCCCCTTCAACGCGTCCAGGGTCTCGCGCAGCCCCTGTTCCATGACCATGAGCGGGAAGAGCTTGCGGTAGTCGATGCCGGCGGAAAAGGCGCGCACCTCGTCCATCCGGCTGTCGCCGGCGAAAAGGTATTCCAGCACGTCCCTGTTGCAGTGGGTGTGCAGGATGCGCATGGTATCCAGGTCCGCCCGGTCGAGGGCGGGCTTGCCGAAGCGCTCCAGTATCAGGTGATAAAAGGCGTAGTTGGCCTCGAAGGAGTCGAACAATACGCCGTCGCAATCGTAGATGACCGCCTTGATCTTTTGGCTCAAAACTCTATCTCCGCGGCGGCCTCAGCTAGGCCTCGGTGTCGCCGTCACGTCCCATCCCTTCGAGGTATTCCTGCCACTCGATAGGGAGCATGTGCTTCTTCTTGTTGTTGCATTCCTTGCAGCAGGGGACCACGTTCCCCTTGGCGGACTTGCCGCCCCGGATCACGGGAACGATGTGGTCCATGGAGAGTTCGGCGGGAGGAAACTTCCCCTGGCACCAGTGGCAGACACCCTTGGCCAGGCGGTTTTTCCACCACTGGCTGCGCCGCAGCTCGCGCGCCTTCTCACGCTCGCGCCTGACCTCCTCCTCGGAGACCTCGATGATAAAGTAATCCACTACACCCTCGTATCGCCGGGCCTACGCCCCTTACCTGCCCGCGCCGGCCCGGTAGCTGTCGATGGCCGCGCGCGCCAATTCGTCGCAGCGCTCGTTTTCCACGTGGCCGTTGTGGCCGCGCACCCAGACCCACGTGATCCGGTGCACCTTGGCCAGGGCCTGCAGTTTCTCCCAGA
Encoded here:
- a CDS encoding HAD family hydrolase; protein product: MSQKIKAVIYDCDGVLFDSFEANYAFYHLILERFGKPALDRADLDTMRILHTHCNRDVLEYLFAGDSRMDEVRAFSAGIDYRKLFPLMVMEQGLRETLDALKGRVELAVCTNRASSMDILLSSFGLDGYFSCVMTAGRVKNPKPHPEPLFKVLEQYGLAPEEALFVGDSDVDRRAAQGAGVPFVAYRGELDCATKIDRHQDLLLLL
- a CDS encoding HNH endonuclease, translated to MDYFIIEVSEEEVRREREKARELRRSQWWKNRLAKGVCHWCQGKFPPAELSMDHIVPVIRGGKSAKGNVVPCCKECNNKKKHMLPIEWQEYLEGMGRDGDTEA